The Virgibacillus siamensis sequence AATAATATAAAGAGCTCTTATCAATGCGATAAGAGCTTTTCTAATCGCTTAAACAGTATTTCCTTCCCATAAGTCCAAAACTTTAGTAAAATAGATAGAAGGTACTTAAATAGTGTTAGATTAAATTTCTTCAAAAAATTTGGTGATGGATCATGCACGAAGAAGTAAAAATAAATACGGACTTTATTACACTTGGACAATTTATTAAATTGATCAATATTCTGGAATCCGGCGGAATGGTTAAAGCATTTTTACAAGACCAGGGAGCGCTGGTTAACGGTGAATTGGAACATCGCCGCGGCAGAAAACTTTATCCGGAAGATATTGTTGAAATTGAAAATGCCGGATCTTTCATTGTTTCCAAGGATTAATTTTGGTGATTTTTCATGCACATTGAACAATTAAAATTAAAAAACTA is a genomic window containing:
- the yaaA gene encoding S4 domain-containing protein YaaA is translated as MHEEVKINTDFITLGQFIKLINILESGGMVKAFLQDQGALVNGELEHRRGRKLYPEDIVEIENAGSFIVSKD